One region of Armigeres subalbatus isolate Guangzhou_Male chromosome 3, GZ_Asu_2, whole genome shotgun sequence genomic DNA includes:
- the LOC134224833 gene encoding zinc finger protein pita-like gives MSEVCCRCNLPKEPPKSTPSGSASFRYICRLCLMRAEDTEPIFIHPGDSSLADKIFACTGVQVDENAGVGPTSICLHCKTSVYKSYQFLELCQRNNKIIQNLLATQEKPPDQNLASTGSELRMVIRTGVGCQISPVSSKRVNPRRKSTQSRLEESTSASEVSWSDNDDDKDEQSDDDAEVPVRQLAYETDTQEDPPAAKRRMISSPQVNRVPSLVIPRARLNGANQRSSRSSESSLSHASFGSPTLEPLKHDDLFQCEFCDHSFPYQLQFQQHVSLCHADKSNELSCRFCSKTFYTLTDLNKHNNEKHAAAKIIECKLCNRYFTSPVGLHQHYRSIMHRAATGEAVFPRRRNSCVSYGYVSPARRNSISSDYGSGNSYRQNSRNTSADDFNPYDGSYYDEIVTYKCDYCDRTFDDRETLGKHIDVRPCQVVLEPLDLDLLLERMDLDELLMPLNDVPPDDVTIIEPPIEIVDLT, from the exons ATGAGTGAGGTATGCTGCAGGTGCAATCTACCGAAAGAGCCACCGAAAAGCACTCCGTCAGG gTCAGCATCATTTCGCTACATTTGCCGCCTTTGCTTGATGCGAGCGGAAGACACGGAACCGATTTTCATTCATCCTGGAGACAGTTCTTTGGCCGATAAAATCTTCGCTTGCACTGGTGTTCAG GTTGACGAGAATGCTGGTGTTGGTCCCACTTCTATCTGCTTGCATTGTAAAACATCCGTATACAAAAGTTACCAATTTTTGGAACTATGCCAACGAAACAACAAAATTATCCAAAACTTATTGGCAACTCAAGAGAAGCCTCCTGATCAAAATTTAGCGTCTACCGGCAGCGAACTCCGGATGGTAATACGCACAGGAGTCGGCTGTCAAATATCGCCAGTGTCCAGCAAGCGCGTGAATCCGCGTAGAAAGTCAACGCAAAGTCGATTGGAGGAGTCCACCAGTGCGAGCGAAGTTTCCTGgagtgacaacgacgatgacaAAGATGAGCAAAGTGACGACGATGCTGAGGTTCCGGTTCGACAATTGGCGTATGAGACGGACACCCAAGAAGATCCTCCTGCAGCGAAACGACGTATGATAAGTTCCCCCCAAGTGAACCGAGTTCCTTCGTTAGTGATACCTCGAGCTCGCCTGAATGGAGCAAACCAACGGTCGAGCCGTTCAAGTGAGAGCTCACTTAGTCACGCATCTTTTGGTTCTCCTACGTTAGAACCACTAAAGCATGACGATTTGTTCCAATGCGAGTTCTGTGATCACTCTTTCCCATACCAACTACAATTCCAGCAGCACGTGTCCTTATGTCACGCCGATAAAAGTAATGAATTATCTTGTAGATTCTGTTCCAAGACATTTTATACGCTCACTGATCTCAACAAGCATAATAATGAAAAGCATGCCGCAGCCAAGATAATCGAATGCAAGTTATGCAATCGTTACTTCACCTCCCCGGTAGGTCTGCACCAACACTACCGATCTATTATGCACCGCGCAGCCACTGGGGAAGCGGTTTTCCCCAGGCGGCGAAATTCCTGCGTGAGTTATGGCTATGTTAGCCCCGCCCGTAGAAACTCGATAAGTTCCGATTATGGAAGTGGAAACTCGTACAGACAAAACTCCCGTAACACTTCTGCGGACGATTTCAATCCTTACGATGGATCGTATTATGACGAAATAGTCACCTATAAGTGTGATTATTGTGACCGAACCTTCGATGACCGGGAGACTCTCGGGAAGCACATCGACGTCCGACCTTGCCAGGTGGTGCTGGAACCGCTCGACTTAGACCTACTGTTAGAGAGAATGGATCTCGATGAGCTGTTGATGCCGTTGAACGACGTACCACCTGACGATGTCACAATTATTGAACCTCCGATCGAAATTGTAGACCTTACCTAG
- the LOC134224832 gene encoding uncharacterized protein LOC134224832, producing the protein MPKRGRKRGGKAKTNFPAKGKVQQPATSISNIAAATPKIHPATNDCYPLNKLCRLCLLSNTNMEPIFPFPGDKRLAQKIFQCTNLDIKENLSNGIPNSICGQCKKQLDQCYEFRLLCWKNDEILHNLHAILSPQKKSQLQVQPQPQPATPSRSNPVVQVQKLDLNTFVSPPSPVRRGGRVGKRSFGEVSLSQLYTPSRRGHKGAKTHPTFSRELVVCLTPISSALINKYKKAAATPKVTQTKAAMKSFPQSPRGRPKLTPKPEVKPKVVKVKVQVVKAKIVKAKEKVLVKAKVKAVKPQVKAKVVKAEKRQSKAAAAAAAKKHKAKRADSSVPPKKRKQNFETAPPTVAKATCVLCTQTFNSVKSLGRHMAAHENNRKNNRAFNCELCKKEYLKGSQFSEHLDSAEHMSNVARDNANEGEISILPDEAEPEVSILPDVDDDTNEQILPDDSRAGMNDSVDSFTNPQPVPEAITAHVEPTKEICPQPSPDTNDNSQQDESSQLDESTEPECIESSGGEQATEDQPQAETTNTNRDASPIPVDDESSRSREGGVQYSDVCSTNNAENLFNGSGADALNASRRVTFSDITEIVE; encoded by the exons ATGCCGAAACGCGGACGCAAACGCGGTGGGAAGGCAAAAACAAATTTCCCTGCAAAGGGTAAGGTGCAGCAGCCTGCCACATCGATTAGCAACATCGCTGCCGCTACGCCGAAGATCCATCCAGCGACTAACGATTGCTATCC GCTGAACAAACTATGTCGCTTGTGCTTGTTGTCAAACACCAATATGGAGCCGATATTCCCATTCCCGGGAGATAAGCGACTTGCCCAGAAAATTTTCCAGTGCACCAATCTGGAT aTAAAAGAGAATTTGAGTAATGGAATCCCAAACTCAATATGCGGACAATGCAAGAAGCAGCTGGATCAATGCTATGAGTTTCGTTTGCTTTGCTGGAAGAATGATGAAATCCTTCATAATTTGCATGCGATTCTGAGTCCCCAGAAGAAATCTCAGCTCCAGGTTCAACCTCAACCTCAACCAGCGACGCCCTCTCGTTCGAATCCGGTGGTACAAGTGCAGAAACTAGATCTGAATACTTTTGTATCGCCGCCTTCACCAGTTAGACGTGGTGGCCGAGTAGGCAAGCGAAGCTTCGGGGAAGTTTCTCTCAGCCAGTTGTATACACCATCGCGCCGCGGCCATAAGGGTGCAAAAACTCACCCTACGTTTTCCAGAGAATTGGTGGTCTGCTTGACGCCCATTTCATCAGCTCTTATCAACAAGTACAAAAAGGCAGCTGCCACCCCCAAGGTAACTCAAACAAAAGCCGCGATGAAATCCTTTCCTCAGTCACCGAGAGGCAGGCCAAAACTTACTCCCAAGCCTGAAGTCAAACCTAAAGTTGTTAAGGTCAAAGTGCAGGTCGTCAAAGCTAAAATCGTGAAGGCTAAGGAAAAGGTTCTTGTTAAGGCTAAGGTTAAAGCAGTCAAACCTCAAGTTAAGGCTAAAGTGGTTAAAGCTGAGAAAAGGCAATCGAAGGCTGCAGCTGCAGCAGCTGCAAAGAAACACAAGGCCAAAAGAGCTGATTCTTCCGTTCCGCCGAAAAAAAGAAAGCAAAATTTCGAGACGGCTCCACCAACTGTTGCAAAAGCCACGTGCGTGCTTTGCACACAGACTTTCAATAGTGTAAAGAGCCTGGGTCGTCACATGGCTGCACATGAAAAT AATCGTAAAAACAATAGAGCATTTAATTGCGAACTGTGCAAGAAAGAATATCTCAAAGGATCGCAATTCAGTGAACATCTGGACAGTGCCGAGCATATGAGTAATGTTGCGCGGGATAACGCAAATGAGGGTGAAATTTCGATTCTTCCGGACGAGGCAGAACCAGAGGTTTCGATTTTGCCGGACGTGGATGATGACACCAATgaacaaattcttccagatgATTCAAGAGCTGGTATGAATGACTCTGTGGATTCCTTCACCAATCCACAGCCGGTACCGGAAGCAATCACAGCTCACGTGGAACCGACAAAGGAAATATGCCCGCAACCGTCACCGGATACCAACGATAATTCCCAACAAGACGAATCATCACAGCTGGATGAGTCGACCGAGCCAGAGTGTATTGAATCCAGTGGAGGAGAACAGGCAACCGAGGATCAGCCACAGGCGGAAACAACTAATACCAACCGCGATGCCAGCCCAATTCCGGTTGATGATGAATCGTCCAGATCGAGGGAGGGCGGCGTGCAGTATAGCGACGTTTGTTCAACAAACAACGCAGAGAACTTGTTTAACGGTAGTGGAGCAGACGCGTTAAACGCATCACGGCGTGTCACATTTTCGGACATCACAGAAATAGTTGAATAA